In Leptolyngbya sp. SIO1E4, one DNA window encodes the following:
- a CDS encoding FtsW/RodA/SpoVE family cell cycle protein — translation MTATPGNPSLWRLLPFLDPTTTHWSQEARLIRWLTFVWLAIGLVTLFSASYPVALAETGAGWRYLAIQFLWVFIGLSAFNWVVRQPLARLVRFSGMAFFVLLGLLLLTLMPAWGITINGATRWLSLGPFLIQPSELLKPLLILQAARLFGRWSSLPWSSRGLWVFLFATAVGIILLQPNLSTAAICGLCLWLIALAAGLPYRLLGSTAMGGLLIATISLSANSYQRERITAFLNPWADPTGSGYQLIQSLLAIGSGGVFGTGFGFSQQKLVYLPIQYTDFIFAVYAEEFGFVGSAVFLLMLLGYATLATVIALRANNSLQRLTAVGATVLLVGQSLLNIAVAVGALPTTGLPLPFFSYGGSSMISSLITAALLTRVAREIREDNLVSLPVGAGTRSSV, via the coding sequence ATGACAGCAACGCCCGGCAATCCATCTCTATGGCGCCTCTTGCCTTTTCTTGATCCCACGACAACCCACTGGTCGCAAGAAGCGCGGCTAATTCGTTGGCTAACGTTTGTCTGGCTCGCGATCGGACTGGTTACTTTATTCTCTGCCTCTTATCCGGTTGCACTGGCAGAAACGGGGGCGGGGTGGCGATATCTCGCGATTCAGTTTCTGTGGGTTTTTATTGGGCTCTCTGCCTTTAATTGGGTGGTGCGGCAGCCCCTGGCCAGGTTGGTTCGGTTTTCGGGCATGGCCTTTTTTGTCCTGTTGGGGCTGCTGTTGCTCACGTTGATGCCAGCTTGGGGCATTACCATTAATGGTGCCACGCGGTGGTTGTCCCTGGGGCCGTTTTTAATCCAGCCTTCAGAGTTATTGAAGCCATTGCTGATTCTGCAGGCGGCTCGCTTGTTTGGTCGCTGGTCAAGCTTGCCCTGGTCAAGCCGAGGGCTATGGGTATTTTTGTTTGCCACTGCAGTTGGGATTATTCTGCTGCAGCCAAACTTGAGTACAGCTGCGATCTGCGGCCTCTGTCTGTGGTTGATTGCCCTGGCGGCAGGGCTCCCCTATCGCTTGTTGGGGAGCACGGCTATGGGGGGGCTGCTCATTGCTACTATCAGCTTGAGTGCCAATTCCTATCAAAGGGAGCGGATCACGGCTTTTCTAAATCCTTGGGCTGACCCAACTGGGAGTGGCTATCAACTGATTCAAAGCCTCTTGGCGATTGGTTCAGGTGGGGTGTTTGGCACTGGATTTGGCTTTTCACAGCAGAAACTTGTCTACTTGCCGATTCAGTATACAGACTTCATTTTCGCCGTTTATGCGGAAGAATTCGGCTTTGTTGGCAGCGCTGTTTTTTTACTCATGCTGTTGGGGTATGCCACGCTAGCGACTGTGATTGCGCTACGGGCAAATAACTCCCTGCAACGATTGACGGCGGTGGGGGCAACGGTGTTGCTAGTTGGGCAATCTCTTCTCAATATTGCGGTGGCGGTGGGTGCTTTGCCGACGACTGGGTTGCCGCTGCCCTTCTTTAGCTATGGGGGGAGTTCTATGATTTCGAGTTTGATTACAGCGGCATTGTTAACCCGAGTTGCCCGTGAAATTAGAGAAGACAATCTGGTGTCTCTGCCTGTAGGTGCAGGTACTCGGTCTTCCGTCTAA
- a CDS encoding phycobilisome linker polypeptide, translating into MRMFKITACVPSQTRIRTQRELQNTYFTKLVPYDNWFSEQQRIQKMGGTIVKVELATGRPGVNTGIK; encoded by the coding sequence ATGCGGATGTTTAAAATTACGGCCTGCGTTCCTAGCCAAACTCGCATTCGCACCCAGCGGGAACTGCAGAACACTTATTTCACGAAGTTGGTGCCTTACGACAACTGGTTCAGTGAGCAACAACGCATCCAAAAGATGGGTGGAACCATTGTCAAAGTGGAACTTGCAACGGGGCGTCCAGGGGTAAATACTGGCATTAAGTAA
- the apcB gene encoding allophycocyanin subunit beta, whose product MQDAITAVINASDVQGKYLDGSSMDKLKAYFQTGALRVRAATTISANAAEIVKEAVAKSLLYSDITRPGGNMYTTRRYAACIRDLDYYLRYSTYAMLAGDPSILDERVLNGLKETYNSLGVPIGATVNAIQAMKEVTASLVGADAGKEMGVYFDYICSGLS is encoded by the coding sequence ATGCAAGACGCAATTACTGCTGTCATTAACGCCTCCGACGTTCAAGGGAAGTACCTTGATGGGTCTTCCATGGATAAGCTGAAGGCTTATTTTCAAACGGGTGCTTTGCGTGTCCGGGCTGCGACTACCATCAGTGCGAACGCAGCTGAAATCGTGAAGGAAGCAGTTGCTAAATCTCTGCTTTATTCCGATATCACGCGCCCCGGCGGCAACATGTACACCACTCGTCGTTATGCTGCTTGCATCCGCGACTTGGATTACTACCTTCGGTATTCCACGTACGCAATGCTGGCAGGCGATCCTTCCATTTTGGATGAGCGTGTGCTGAATGGCCTCAAAGAGACTTATAACTCTCTGGGTGTGCCCATCGGTGCAACTGTTAACGCTATCCAAGCGATGAAGGAAGTAACCGCGAGCCTAGTGGGTGCTGACGCGGGTAAAGAAATGGGTGTTTACTTTGACTACATCTGCTCTGGTCTGAGCTAG
- the apcA gene encoding allophycocyanin subunit alpha, whose product MSIVTKSIVNADAEARYLSPGELDRIKGFVTSGERRLRIAQVLTESRERIVKQAGDQLFQKRPDVVSPGGNAYGEEMTATCLRDMDYYLRLITYGVVAGDVTPIEEIGLVGVKEMYNSLGTPIPAVAEAVRCMKGIASGLLSSEDASEAAAYFDYVVGAMQ is encoded by the coding sequence ATGAGTATTGTCACGAAATCTATCGTGAACGCCGATGCTGAGGCTCGTTACCTTAGCCCCGGTGAGTTAGACCGTATTAAGGGATTTGTAACCTCTGGTGAGCGTCGTCTACGCATCGCTCAGGTTCTAACCGAGTCCCGTGAGCGCATCGTGAAGCAAGCTGGTGACCAGCTTTTCCAGAAGCGCCCTGACGTTGTTTCTCCTGGCGGCAACGCTTACGGTGAAGAAATGACGGCCACCTGCCTACGCGATATGGATTACTACCTGCGCCTAATCACCTACGGTGTGGTTGCAGGCGATGTGACGCCTATCGAAGAGATTGGTCTGGTAGGTGTTAAGGAGATGTACAACTCCTTGGGCACGCCTATCCCTGCTGTAGCCGAAGCTGTTCGCTGCATGAAGGGGATTGCTTCTGGGCTGCTTTCTAGTGAAGACGCTTCTGAAGCTGCCGCTTACTTTGACTATGTCGTTGGTGCAATGCAGTAA
- a CDS encoding phycobilisome rod-core linker polypeptide has protein sequence MTLKASGGSGVARPQLYQTLPVATISQAEQQDRYMGKGELDELIGFFESGAKRVAISEALTRYSELIVSQAANRIFTGGSPLSYLERPEDTEEEVQMTRAGTVLDEQEAAKLGTATYIESGGGFFEGIRSIFSATSAGPIPPGFRPINVSRYGPSNMQKSLRDMSWFLRYVTYAIVAGDPNIISVNVRGLREIIENACSGAATIVAIQTMQQASLKYFKEDAEATEIVSQYFGVLLSEFRAPTPSNKLRQRASADQQGLQLPQIYFNAAERRPKYAMKPGLSTVEKQAVVKAAYRQVFERDISRAYSLAISDLESKVKNGEISMKEFIRRLCKSPLYRKNFFEPYINSRALELAFRHILGRAPSSREEVQRYFAIVSAGGLSTLIDALVDSKEYADYFGEETVPYLRGLGQEAQECRNWGPQFDLFNYSAPFRKVPQFITLFAAYEQPLPDQHPYGSGNDPLEIQFGAIFPKETRNPSSTPAFFNKDTRRILIRRGPGIDNQLSNPAARPKAPGSLGPKVFKLDQLPATGNTRASIRYSESSTQALINAAYRQVFGRDVYDGQRLKTAEIKLENGEITVREFIRCLAKSEVFRKMYWTSLYVMKAVEYIHRRLLGRPTYGRKETNQYFDICAKKGFYALVDAVIDSQEYSEAFGEDTVPYERYLTPAGVSLRNMRVGTLAERGVAHAMPEATPRFVELGSVHETRAEPDVQLRVRQGVSRQREQTKVFKLTSLADKPGLKQVVQAAYRQIFERDIAPYIVKDEFTALESKLGNGEITLKEFIEALGCSQLYLKEFYAPYPNTKVIELGTKHFLGRAPVDQGEIRKYNQILAVQGLKGFVRTMVNSPEYTDCFGEDTVPYRRFPTLPAANFPNTERLYDQLTRQNKDLVVPSFEPVNSSTDGTQLPLMAGTTEPER, from the coding sequence ATGACTCTAAAAGCTAGTGGTGGTAGCGGTGTGGCGCGACCCCAGCTATATCAAACTCTGCCGGTCGCGACGATCTCTCAGGCCGAGCAGCAAGATCGTTATATGGGGAAAGGGGAACTCGATGAGCTGATTGGTTTCTTTGAATCGGGTGCTAAGCGAGTTGCTATTTCCGAAGCCTTAACTCGTTATTCTGAGTTGATTGTTTCCCAGGCTGCCAATCGTATCTTTACGGGCGGCTCTCCGTTGTCCTATTTGGAGCGCCCTGAGGATACTGAGGAAGAAGTCCAGATGACCCGCGCGGGCACTGTTTTGGACGAACAAGAAGCCGCTAAATTGGGGACAGCTACTTATATTGAGAGCGGTGGTGGCTTTTTTGAAGGGATTCGCTCGATTTTTAGCGCAACCAGCGCTGGGCCGATTCCCCCTGGATTTCGACCGATCAATGTCTCTCGCTATGGCCCGAGCAATATGCAGAAGTCACTGCGGGACATGAGCTGGTTCCTGCGGTATGTGACCTACGCGATCGTGGCAGGTGACCCCAATATCATTTCTGTCAACGTTCGAGGTCTGCGAGAGATTATTGAAAATGCCTGCTCTGGGGCTGCCACTATTGTGGCGATCCAGACAATGCAGCAAGCTTCCCTTAAATATTTTAAGGAGGATGCTGAGGCAACGGAGATTGTGTCTCAGTACTTCGGTGTTTTGCTCAGTGAGTTTAGGGCACCAACTCCGTCTAATAAACTGCGTCAGCGTGCTTCGGCTGATCAGCAAGGGTTGCAGCTGCCGCAAATTTACTTCAATGCGGCAGAGCGGCGCCCAAAATATGCGATGAAGCCTGGCCTCTCAACTGTCGAAAAACAAGCGGTTGTGAAGGCGGCCTATCGGCAGGTGTTTGAGCGCGATATTTCGCGGGCGTATTCGCTGGCGATTTCTGACCTGGAATCCAAGGTCAAGAACGGTGAAATCTCCATGAAGGAGTTTATTCGCCGTCTCTGTAAGTCTCCGCTGTATCGGAAGAATTTCTTTGAGCCTTACATTAATAGCCGGGCCCTAGAGTTGGCATTCCGCCATATTCTGGGTCGGGCTCCGAGTTCTCGGGAAGAGGTGCAACGGTATTTTGCGATCGTGTCTGCGGGGGGGCTCTCTACCCTGATCGACGCCCTTGTGGATTCTAAAGAATACGCCGATTATTTTGGGGAAGAGACGGTTCCCTATCTGCGGGGTCTGGGGCAAGAAGCTCAGGAATGCCGCAACTGGGGACCTCAGTTCGATCTTTTCAACTACAGCGCACCGTTCAGAAAAGTTCCTCAGTTTATTACGCTGTTTGCTGCCTACGAACAGCCATTGCCGGATCAGCATCCCTATGGTTCTGGAAACGATCCGCTAGAAATTCAGTTCGGGGCTATCTTCCCGAAAGAGACGCGCAACCCCAGCAGTACACCTGCCTTCTTTAACAAAGACACCCGACGCATTCTCATCCGTCGCGGGCCGGGGATTGATAATCAACTGAGCAACCCAGCCGCTCGACCTAAGGCACCCGGTTCTTTGGGGCCAAAGGTTTTCAAGCTTGATCAGCTGCCTGCAACGGGGAATACCCGCGCCAGCATTCGATACTCTGAGAGTTCTACTCAGGCATTGATTAATGCGGCTTACCGTCAAGTCTTTGGACGCGATGTGTACGATGGCCAACGGTTAAAGACTGCCGAAATCAAGCTGGAGAACGGCGAGATTACTGTGCGGGAATTCATTCGCTGCTTGGCGAAATCAGAAGTTTTCCGCAAGATGTACTGGACGTCGCTGTACGTGATGAAGGCGGTTGAATACATTCACCGTCGTCTCCTGGGTCGTCCGACCTATGGCCGTAAAGAGACCAATCAGTATTTTGATATTTGCGCCAAGAAAGGGTTTTACGCTCTAGTTGATGCCGTAATTGACAGCCAGGAATATAGCGAAGCTTTTGGCGAAGATACGGTTCCCTATGAGCGCTATTTGACGCCTGCGGGTGTTTCATTGCGCAACATGCGGGTCGGCACCTTGGCTGAGCGCGGCGTGGCTCACGCGATGCCAGAAGCGACGCCTCGCTTTGTCGAGCTAGGCAGCGTGCATGAAACCCGGGCAGAACCTGATGTACAGCTCCGTGTTCGTCAGGGCGTTAGCCGCCAGCGTGAGCAGACTAAAGTCTTTAAGCTGACGAGCTTAGCGGATAAGCCGGGTTTGAAGCAGGTTGTGCAGGCTGCTTACCGGCAAATCTTTGAGCGTGATATTGCACCTTATATTGTGAAGGATGAGTTCACTGCTCTCGAAAGTAAGCTCGGTAACGGTGAGATTACGCTCAAGGAGTTCATTGAGGCATTAGGGTGTTCGCAGCTCTACCTCAAAGAGTTCTACGCGCCTTATCCCAACACAAAAGTGATTGAGTTAGGGACGAAGCATTTCTTAGGACGGGCACCCGTCGATCAAGGCGAGATCCGCAAGTATAACCAGATTCTGGCGGTTCAAGGCTTGAAAGGTTTTGTTAGGACGATGGTGAATAGCCCTGAATACACGGACTGTTTTGGTGAGGACACCGTCCCCTATCGTCGTTTTCCAACCTTGCCTGCAGCTAACTTCCCGAATACGGAACGGCTGTATGACCAGCTAACACGGCAAAATAAGGATTTGGTTGTACCCAGCTTTGAGCCTGTGAACTCCAGTACGGATGGTACGCAGCTGCCGTTGATGGCTGGAACGACTGAACCAGAACGTTAA
- a CDS encoding ATP synthase subunit I yields MDDYYRLQKHLLMTTVAFSLVIFVSVWLAYSLHIALNYLIGACTGVVYLRMLSRNVAQLGRGPSGAAGGRLALVVVLVLVASQWNQLEIMPVFLGFLTYKAALIGYTLWTAIPRN; encoded by the coding sequence ATGGACGACTACTATCGTCTGCAAAAGCACCTACTTATGACGACAGTGGCTTTCTCCCTAGTCATCTTTGTCAGTGTCTGGTTGGCTTACTCCTTACACATCGCCCTAAACTATTTGATTGGCGCGTGCACAGGTGTGGTTTACTTGAGGATGTTGTCGAGGAATGTTGCGCAGCTTGGGCGTGGTCCTAGCGGCGCTGCGGGCGGTCGGCTGGCTTTGGTTGTGGTGCTAGTTTTAGTGGCCAGCCAATGGAACCAGCTAGAGATTATGCCTGTGTTCTTAGGCTTTTTGACCTACAAAGCTGCCCTCATCGGCTACACACTTTGGACTGCGATTCCGAGGAATTAG
- a CDS encoding F0F1 ATP synthase subunit A: protein MTNVMQIPLLLAELEVGQHFYWEVAGFRLHGQVFLTSWFVIALLIVFSLLATRKVERVPSGLQNLMEYALEFIRDLAKGQIGEKEYRPWVPFVGTLFLFIFVSNWSGALIPWKLIHLPAGELAAPTNDINTTVALALLTSLAYFYAGLSRRGLGYFTRYIEPTPILLPINILEDFTKPLSLSFRLFGNILADELVVAVLVLLVPLFVPLPVMILGLFTSAIQALIFATLAAVYIGEAIEGHGEEEHG from the coding sequence ATGACTAATGTTATGCAGATTCCACTTTTGTTGGCTGAGCTAGAAGTTGGCCAGCATTTTTATTGGGAAGTAGCCGGTTTCAGGTTGCATGGCCAGGTATTTTTGACTTCCTGGTTTGTAATAGCGCTGCTAATAGTGTTTTCTCTGCTGGCTACTCGTAAGGTTGAGCGCGTTCCATCAGGGCTTCAGAATTTAATGGAATATGCCCTGGAGTTTATTCGAGATTTAGCGAAAGGGCAAATTGGAGAGAAGGAGTATCGTCCTTGGGTTCCTTTCGTGGGAACACTCTTTCTCTTTATTTTTGTCTCCAACTGGTCTGGTGCTCTGATTCCCTGGAAGCTGATTCACCTTCCGGCTGGAGAGTTGGCAGCGCCGACGAATGACATCAACACGACTGTCGCGCTGGCCTTGTTAACCTCGCTGGCTTACTTTTACGCGGGCTTAAGCCGTCGAGGGCTCGGATATTTCACCCGATATATCGAGCCTACGCCGATTCTGTTGCCCATCAATATCTTGGAAGATTTCACCAAGCCCTTATCCCTGAGCTTCCGTCTTTTCGGAAACATTCTGGCAGACGAGCTGGTGGTGGCTGTATTGGTATTGCTGGTTCCTTTGTTTGTCCCCTTACCGGTCATGATCTTGGGACTGTTCACCAGCGCCATTCAGGCTTTAATTTTTGCCACCTTGGCCGCTGTCTACATTGGAGAAGCGATCGAGGGCCACGGTGAGGAAGAGCATGGGTAG
- the atpE gene encoding ATP synthase F0 subunit C, whose protein sequence is MDPIIAVASVIAAALAVGLAAIGPGIGQGTAAGRAVEGIARQPEAEGKIRGTLLLSLAFMEALTIYGLVVALVLLFANPFS, encoded by the coding sequence ATGGATCCGATTATTGCTGTTGCATCTGTCATCGCTGCTGCTCTGGCTGTAGGGTTGGCAGCTATCGGCCCTGGTATCGGTCAGGGAACCGCTGCTGGTCGCGCTGTTGAGGGGATTGCTCGTCAACCTGAAGCAGAAGGCAAGATTCGCGGCACCCTACTGCTGTCTTTGGCATTTATGGAAGCGCTGACCATCTACGGTCTGGTCGTTGCATTGGTTCTGCTATTTGCTAACCCCTTTAGCTAA
- a CDS encoding F0F1 ATP synthase subunit B': protein MTSTLLLAVEAATEEAGGLFDLNATLPLMAIQFLILAAVLNAIFYKPLGKAIDERDDYVRTSLVGAKERLAEAEKVAEQYEQELAESRRQAQAIVADAQAEAQQVASQQLAEAQQEAQALREEAQKELEAQKESAFQTLEGQVDELSRQMLDKLLSAA from the coding sequence ATGACTTCGACATTGCTGTTAGCTGTGGAGGCAGCGACCGAGGAAGCCGGTGGCTTATTTGATTTAAACGCCACGCTACCTCTGATGGCCATTCAGTTTTTGATCTTGGCAGCCGTCTTGAATGCCATTTTCTATAAGCCGCTTGGCAAAGCGATTGACGAGCGAGACGACTATGTTCGCACAAGTTTAGTCGGCGCTAAAGAGCGTTTAGCTGAAGCCGAGAAGGTGGCTGAGCAGTACGAGCAGGAGCTTGCAGAATCTCGGCGACAGGCGCAGGCGATCGTGGCTGACGCTCAAGCTGAGGCGCAGCAGGTTGCCAGCCAGCAGTTGGCTGAGGCACAGCAAGAAGCTCAAGCGCTTAGAGAAGAAGCTCAGAAGGAGTTAGAAGCGCAGAAAGAATCTGCGTTCCAGACGTTAGAAGGTCAGGTTGACGAACTCAGCCGTCAGATGCTGGACAAACTTCTGAGCGCTGCATAA
- a CDS encoding F0F1 ATP synthase subunit B — MTSVWLLASEEGGFGINFDILETNLINLAIIIGVLIYFGSKFLGNTLASRRASIEEAIQDAERRKREAAAALAEQQQNLAQAQFKAKEIVETAQKNAATVREEVLAQAKADIERLRSAAAQDMSSQQERVIRELRQRIAELSIARVERELPARLTADIQSQLIDKSIALLGD, encoded by the coding sequence ATGACAAGTGTTTGGCTGCTAGCGAGTGAGGAAGGTGGTTTCGGGATTAATTTCGATATCCTGGAAACCAACTTGATTAATCTAGCCATCATTATTGGTGTGCTTATTTATTTCGGCAGCAAGTTTTTGGGAAATACCCTGGCTAGTCGCCGTGCCAGTATTGAAGAAGCCATCCAAGATGCTGAGCGCCGCAAACGTGAAGCGGCTGCAGCGTTGGCTGAGCAACAGCAGAATTTGGCTCAAGCTCAATTTAAGGCTAAAGAAATTGTAGAAACGGCCCAGAAGAATGCGGCTACTGTGCGGGAAGAAGTGCTTGCCCAGGCTAAGGCTGACATCGAGCGCCTGCGTTCTGCTGCAGCTCAGGATATGTCTTCTCAGCAAGAGCGCGTCATCCGAGAGTTGAGGCAGCGGATTGCCGAGCTATCGATTGCCCGGGTTGAACGTGAGTTGCCTGCCCGATTGACGGCAGATATTCAGAGCCAACTGATTGACAAGAGCATTGCACTGCTGGGGGATTAA
- a CDS encoding F0F1 ATP synthase subunit delta has translation MSTTTMALEIADPYAQALMSLAKDQQLVERFGEDAQSVLETLGSSQDLQQFLANPLIEGDAKKAVLQQIAGDGWHPLFINFLKLLVDRGRVLFLEAVLKQYRELLRQLNRTVLAEVKAAVELTEEQKSKVREQVAALTGAEQVELEVSIDSDLLGGVIIKVGSQIVDASLRGQLRRLSMQLNASV, from the coding sequence ATGAGCACAACTACGATGGCGCTTGAGATCGCAGATCCGTACGCTCAAGCTTTGATGTCTTTAGCGAAAGATCAGCAGCTAGTCGAGCGCTTTGGTGAAGACGCTCAATCGGTGTTGGAAACACTGGGGAGTTCTCAAGACCTACAGCAGTTTTTAGCCAATCCGCTCATTGAAGGAGACGCAAAGAAGGCGGTTCTGCAGCAAATTGCAGGCGATGGTTGGCATCCTCTGTTTATCAACTTTCTGAAACTGTTAGTTGATCGGGGTCGCGTTCTTTTTTTAGAGGCTGTCTTAAAGCAATACCGAGAGCTGTTGCGCCAGCTAAATAGGACCGTCTTGGCAGAAGTGAAAGCAGCCGTAGAGCTGACGGAAGAGCAGAAGTCAAAGGTTCGTGAGCAAGTAGCCGCACTGACCGGTGCAGAGCAGGTGGAACTCGAAGTCAGCATCGACTCAGATCTGCTTGGGGGAGTCATCATTAAGGTAGGGTCTCAGATTGTTGACGCCAGTTTGCGCGGGCAACTTCGGCGCTTAAGCATGCAGCTTAATGCCTCTGTTTAG
- the atpA gene encoding F0F1 ATP synthase subunit alpha yields MVSIRPDEISSIIKQQIEQYDQSVQVSNVGTVLQVGDGIARIYGLEKVMAGELLEFQDGTIGIALNLEEDNVGAVLMGSGIGIQEGSPVTATGKINSIPVGEAMLGRVVDALARPIDGKGDIQASESRLTEAGAPGIIARKSVCEPMQTGITAIDAMIPIGRGQRELIIGDRQTGKTAIAIDTILNQKGQDVICVYVAIGQKAASVAQIVNTLQERGAMEYTIVVAANASDPAPLQYLSPYTGATLAEYFMYKGKHTLVIYDDLSKQAQAYRQMSLLLRRPPGREAYPGDVFYLHSRLLERAAKLSDALGGGSMTALPVIETQAGDVSAYIPTNVISITDGQIFLSSDLFNSGLRPAINAGISVSRVGGAAQIKAMKKVAGKLKLELAQFDELQAFSQFASDLDKATQDQLSRGQRLRELLKQPQNSPLPVEDQVAIIYAGTNGYLDDIPAEQVTTYAKQLRDYLRTTKPRYGEIVKTEQKLTDELVDILKAAIQESKQSFMAAA; encoded by the coding sequence ATGGTAAGTATCAGACCTGACGAAATTAGCAGCATCATTAAGCAGCAAATTGAGCAGTATGACCAGTCTGTTCAAGTTTCTAATGTTGGGACGGTTCTCCAGGTAGGTGACGGGATTGCCCGTATTTACGGCCTGGAAAAGGTCATGGCCGGTGAACTGTTGGAATTTCAGGACGGAACGATCGGAATCGCTCTGAACCTGGAAGAAGACAACGTGGGTGCCGTACTCATGGGGTCTGGCATTGGCATTCAGGAAGGCAGCCCCGTTACTGCCACCGGCAAGATTAATTCGATTCCCGTGGGTGAAGCCATGCTGGGTCGGGTTGTCGACGCCCTGGCACGGCCGATTGATGGTAAAGGCGATATTCAAGCGTCGGAGAGTCGTTTGACGGAAGCCGGTGCCCCTGGCATCATTGCTCGGAAATCTGTATGTGAACCGATGCAAACTGGGATTACGGCGATTGACGCCATGATTCCCATCGGTCGGGGTCAGCGGGAGCTCATTATTGGTGACCGCCAGACTGGGAAAACCGCGATCGCGATCGACACCATCCTGAACCAGAAGGGTCAGGACGTGATTTGTGTCTATGTCGCCATCGGTCAGAAGGCCGCTTCCGTTGCTCAGATTGTCAATACCCTGCAGGAGCGGGGGGCAATGGAATACACCATCGTGGTGGCCGCCAATGCCAGTGACCCGGCACCGCTTCAGTACCTATCGCCTTACACTGGAGCGACCTTAGCTGAGTACTTCATGTACAAGGGCAAGCACACCCTGGTCATCTACGACGATTTGTCTAAGCAAGCCCAGGCCTACCGTCAGATGTCTCTCTTGCTGCGTCGTCCGCCGGGTCGTGAAGCCTATCCTGGCGATGTGTTTTACCTCCACTCTCGCCTGCTAGAGCGTGCAGCCAAGCTCAGTGATGCCTTGGGCGGTGGCAGCATGACTGCTCTCCCCGTGATTGAGACCCAAGCTGGGGACGTTTCGGCATACATTCCGACGAATGTGATTTCGATTACGGACGGGCAGATCTTCTTGTCGTCTGATTTGTTCAACTCAGGTTTGCGCCCTGCCATCAACGCCGGGATCTCAGTGTCTCGTGTGGGTGGTGCGGCTCAAATCAAAGCGATGAAGAAGGTGGCCGGTAAGCTGAAGCTAGAGCTGGCCCAGTTCGACGAACTTCAGGCGTTCTCCCAATTTGCATCTGACCTGGATAAAGCCACCCAAGATCAGCTCTCTCGTGGGCAGCGCCTGCGTGAGCTGCTGAAGCAGCCGCAAAACTCCCCACTGCCGGTAGAAGACCAAGTCGCCATCATTTATGCAGGGACAAATGGTTATCTGGATGATATTCCGGCTGAGCAAGTGACCACCTATGCCAAGCAGCTGCGGGATTATCTGCGCACGACCAAGCCTCGCTATGGGGAAATCGTCAAGACTGAGCAAAAACTCACGGACGAGCTGGTCGATATTCTGAAAGCCGCCATTCAAGAGTCGAAGCAGAGCTTTATGGCCGCTGCTTAA
- a CDS encoding F0F1 ATP synthase subunit gamma — protein MANLKTIRDRIKSVKNTRKITEAMRLVATARVRRAQEQVIATRPFADRLAQILHSLQSRLKFEDIDLPLLRQRQVEKVALLVISGDRGLCGGYNTNVIRRAEVRTKELQASNIDYTYVLVGRKATQYFSRREKPIDTKFTDLEQIPTAEEASRIADQLLSLFLSGTVDRVELVYTKFVSLVSSRPVVQTLLPLDPQGLEAQDDEIFRLITRAGQIDVTREKVAVEDRPLPKDMLFEQDPVQILDALLPLYFSNQILRALQEAAASELAARMTAMNNASDNASQLVKSLTLDYNKARQAAITQEILEIVSGANALG, from the coding sequence ATGGCTAACCTCAAAACAATTCGCGATCGCATTAAGTCGGTGAAGAACACCCGCAAAATCACCGAAGCCATGCGCCTCGTCGCTACGGCAAGAGTGCGTCGGGCCCAGGAGCAGGTGATTGCAACCCGGCCTTTTGCCGATCGCCTCGCACAGATCTTGCACAGCTTGCAATCTCGTCTGAAGTTCGAGGATATTGATTTACCGTTGCTCCGGCAGCGCCAAGTCGAAAAGGTTGCTCTGCTGGTGATTTCCGGCGATCGGGGGTTGTGTGGCGGCTACAACACCAACGTTATTCGTCGGGCTGAAGTTCGGACTAAAGAGCTTCAGGCTTCTAACATCGACTATACCTATGTTTTAGTGGGGCGTAAGGCGACGCAATACTTTAGCCGTCGTGAAAAGCCGATTGACACTAAATTTACCGATCTAGAGCAAATTCCGACCGCTGAAGAAGCCTCTCGCATTGCAGATCAGCTGCTGTCACTCTTTCTATCCGGCACGGTAGACCGCGTTGAGCTGGTTTACACCAAGTTTGTTTCTTTGGTCAGCTCTCGTCCGGTGGTTCAGACACTACTGCCCCTAGATCCGCAGGGGTTAGAAGCGCAGGATGATGAAATCTTCCGGCTGATCACTCGGGCTGGGCAAATTGATGTCACCCGTGAGAAAGTGGCGGTGGAAGATCGACCGTTGCCTAAGGACATGCTGTTTGAGCAAGATCCGGTACAAATTCTGGATGCGCTTTTGCCGCTGTACTTCAGCAACCAGATTTTGCGGGCGCTGCAAGAGGCCGCGGCCAGTGAATTGGCTGCCCGGATGACGGCGATGAATAACGCCAGCGATAACGCCAGCCAGTTGGTGAAGAGTTTAACGCTGGACTATAACAAAGCTCGTCAGGCCGCGATTACGCAGGAAATTCTGGAAATTGTATCCGGCGCAAATGCGTTAGGGTAG